In Neobacillus endophyticus, a single window of DNA contains:
- a CDS encoding phosphotransferase, protein MSNHENEEMLTGGNVSNVYRSEDTVRRELNLDSPKIHKLLKHLENKGFNYAPKFLGIDEKGREILSFIEGEAGNYPLKEYMWSDDVLIEIGKILRLYHDSVSDFSFDDSGESIDNTPKQFEVLCHNDFAIYNIIFNYERPIGIIDFDVAGPGPRLWDIAYTLYTCIPLSRFYLSETGEKVYYNSLQHANHIKQRVKLFFESYGEGIETDYLEMVLLRLEGLCKTITRKASEGEIAFQKMIVEGHLEHYQKDIKFIREHGKEWI, encoded by the coding sequence ATGTCAAACCATGAAAACGAAGAAATGCTAACAGGAGGAAATGTCTCTAATGTGTATCGTTCGGAAGATACTGTACGACGAGAATTAAATCTAGATAGTCCTAAAATTCATAAGCTATTAAAGCATTTAGAGAACAAAGGTTTCAATTATGCACCAAAATTTTTAGGTATTGATGAAAAAGGAAGAGAGATATTATCATTTATTGAAGGAGAAGCTGGAAATTATCCTTTAAAAGAATACATGTGGTCTGATGATGTCTTAATAGAAATAGGGAAAATACTCCGTCTTTATCATGATTCTGTGAGTGATTTTTCATTTGACGATAGCGGGGAATCGATAGATAACACCCCCAAACAATTTGAGGTATTATGCCATAATGATTTTGCAATATACAACATTATTTTTAATTATGAAAGACCAATAGGTATTATTGATTTTGATGTTGCTGGACCTGGTCCAAGACTTTGGGACATAGCTTATACTCTTTATACTTGCATCCCCTTAAGTAGATTTTATCTTTCCGAAACAGGTGAGAAAGTTTATTATAATTCATTACAGCATGCTAACCATATAAAACAAAGAGTTAAATTGTTTTTTGAATCTTACGGTGAAGGAATTGAAACCGATTATTTGGAAATGGTATTGCTACGATTAGAAGGGTTATGTAAAACAATTACAAGAAAAGCCAGTGAAGGTGAAATTGCTTTTCAAAAAATGATAGTTGAAGGGCATCTTGAACATTATCAAAAAGATATTAAATTCATTCGTGAACATGGAAAAGAGTGGATTTAA
- a CDS encoding cell division protein FtsZ → MLFTNNPPAINMTMVGFGQAGTRMADAFASIKKTDGTPCYNCLALNSNDGDLQGLRYISTSNRVSLNLGGLGKNPEKAMRVIEENEEVKEKLKQFITDRVRPNDELVLFLAGLGGGTGTSTIIKAIEEFNDFHNKPIIREELVKLQKSSDPADFKANLKKYMAQAVKNAAERTVKIGIIVTLPVRDDGPDVLRQVNDFTQRIWKLAKDKSKGIAFVIFADNQQFADDFEKLPTNERQGLKVDNYRDYANLQIKDIIHEMNTATTGGGTSVTFDSQDFKRLILEHTGCLVMNKITRDIKAISNEFDLQEMFMESIKGSNLHQPVELMEKQDDGSYIASKVHHVGLLAVLSPDKKIPSSFMDISKKSVTEELPINGTVFNGYLVENNNRKGIVYTVFKTEALPNRLAKGLVEEYNEFMERQRKFVYKNSAISSIAATTEDDEFDMDLDLSDLGIDLGEDEKVENEKKDDNFDIDIDSLDFDGLE, encoded by the coding sequence ATGCTATTTACAAATAATCCCCCTGCAATCAATATGACAATGGTTGGCTTCGGCCAGGCAGGAACACGAATGGCTGACGCTTTTGCCTCAATAAAAAAAACAGACGGTACTCCTTGCTATAACTGTCTTGCACTAAATAGTAATGATGGCGATTTACAGGGATTACGTTATATTTCAACGAGTAATCGAGTATCACTTAATCTTGGTGGTTTGGGAAAAAACCCTGAGAAAGCCATGAGAGTTATTGAGGAAAACGAAGAAGTAAAAGAAAAGTTAAAACAATTTATAACAGATCGTGTCAGACCGAATGACGAACTCGTATTGTTTTTAGCAGGTTTAGGTGGAGGTACTGGAACTTCAACCATCATTAAGGCAATTGAAGAATTCAACGACTTCCATAACAAGCCCATAATCCGAGAAGAATTAGTAAAATTACAAAAATCCAGTGATCCAGCGGATTTCAAAGCAAATCTTAAAAAATACATGGCACAAGCTGTAAAAAACGCAGCAGAGAGAACCGTTAAAATCGGTATCATTGTTACGCTGCCCGTTAGAGATGATGGACCAGACGTATTGAGACAAGTTAATGATTTTACTCAACGCATCTGGAAACTGGCAAAGGACAAATCAAAAGGAATCGCATTTGTTATATTCGCTGATAATCAACAGTTTGCTGATGACTTCGAAAAGTTGCCAACTAATGAACGTCAAGGGCTTAAAGTAGACAACTACCGTGATTATGCTAACCTACAAATTAAAGATATAATTCACGAAATGAATACCGCTACAACTGGTGGTGGCACATCTGTAACTTTTGATAGTCAAGATTTCAAACGATTAATTTTGGAACATACCGGCTGCTTAGTAATGAACAAAATAACCAGAGATATCAAAGCAATTAGCAACGAATTTGATTTGCAAGAAATGTTCATGGAGTCTATCAAAGGAAGTAATCTACATCAGCCAGTTGAATTGATGGAAAAGCAAGATGATGGCAGTTATATCGCATCTAAAGTGCATCACGTTGGATTGTTAGCGGTCCTTTCTCCAGATAAAAAAATACCAAGTTCTTTCATGGATATATCAAAGAAATCCGTTACAGAAGAATTACCTATTAATGGAACGGTGTTTAATGGTTACTTGGTCGAAAATAATAACAGAAAAGGCATTGTGTACACTGTATTCAAAACAGAAGCACTTCCTAACCGATTAGCTAAAGGTTTAGTTGAAGAATATAACGAATTTATGGAAAGACAACGGAAATTCGTATATAAAAATTCAGCTATCTCCTCAATTGCTGCAACAACAGAAGATGATGAATTTGATATGGACTTAGATTTAAGTGATTTAGGTATTGATCTCGGTGAAGATGAAAAAGTTGAGAATGAGAAAAAAGATGATAACTTTGACATCGATATTGATTCATTGGATTTTGACGGATTAGAATAG
- a CDS encoding type IV secretory system conjugative DNA transfer family protein — MIKAVNWKARLPFLIGTALFLDSFYQLCRALVNLIFLFNAQTTGEIKTFFLFGDPIHPGFIGFGVVVLFFICTWLLSTRVSYYKGLKWRLFQFLVMVFGIMFQYSWLITAAVYNKLVPYFAMRAKMINIQDKTMQYILLHNTDQFLLLLMSLPLVAMGIVIFHLGGLITKNQEDLIEAFAHFEIKGKWIQGFTKIEKTDIWPDVELGESSETGEMVTIPGRDRTLNSIIIGSIGTGKTAALGLPMINQDLHWMTRFINDYPTISKLPNYHSEEVKGMYLNGISIIEPSNDLCQKALQLVKAHNIPEKSITYINPLDPNTPSINPMKGPVDKVAEAFALVIEGLNESGETNEFFQQSQRTHLKHYIYLLKLHEPDQEVTFDMLLDMYNNSQIVRKMHENLKKTFPEDYENIADRDERNHWQIVKQIDEWFDNNLVPKTMRTPQGEIPVMIQTGPYRGQVEYYDAKAEFVQGLRNVLNDIGANKLIRRVLFGKSDFDFDVHLEQGGVLLVNTSKGEISGLSNVLGKIVLLSLQNAVFRRPPNVSTFHHIIADEAPDYLYQPFREFPAQSRKYKVIVTIILQTITQLADRYGEYYMDTLIGTLRNRMVYGDLPAFDSEYFSKIFGEKYVYEESTSEQSVSPMSDNPMSRGGSSFSKKKDVMMTAGDVIYQDAFQCSVKIVANNKPMPVQQIKANFVPKEEFKKAKVLVIDDAAEIWLEERQLFLEDKPKEDMVSEGIEVEENKDKVIFTEVPKPSSPKYEGLDEKQVEETVSLKHVDLPKNDIVFSPPKPSRLRTHKPVAVEKMAETEEPKGNAVNLEKVPPIESDTKMKEKLAPVEIEVQAPSPVEKEEQPLVEGNNQPTDSVLPKEEKKPELEDWQSQLKTPIIPTQTEEIKEPKKGKTPERSAIGPKSLELIDEFVTFLNDEK, encoded by the coding sequence ATGATAAAAGCCGTTAATTGGAAGGCGAGACTGCCGTTTTTAATTGGGACTGCGCTTTTTCTAGATTCGTTCTATCAATTGTGTAGAGCCTTGGTCAATTTGATATTTTTGTTTAACGCTCAAACAACAGGGGAGATCAAGACCTTCTTCTTATTTGGAGACCCCATTCACCCAGGGTTTATCGGATTTGGAGTAGTCGTTCTTTTCTTCATCTGCACCTGGCTATTATCGACAAGGGTAAGTTATTATAAGGGGCTTAAATGGAGATTATTTCAGTTTTTAGTAATGGTTTTCGGGATTATGTTTCAATATTCATGGTTAATCACTGCAGCTGTTTATAATAAGCTCGTTCCATATTTCGCAATGCGGGCTAAGATGATCAATATTCAGGATAAAACGATGCAATATATATTGCTTCATAACACCGACCAGTTTTTATTGCTTCTCATGTCGTTGCCCCTTGTAGCAATGGGTATCGTCATTTTTCATCTTGGGGGATTGATTACAAAAAACCAAGAGGATTTAATTGAGGCTTTTGCACACTTCGAAATAAAAGGGAAATGGATACAAGGATTTACGAAGATCGAGAAAACAGATATATGGCCAGATGTGGAATTAGGAGAGAGTTCAGAAACAGGGGAAATGGTTACAATCCCTGGGCGAGATCGAACCTTGAACTCTATTATTATAGGGAGTATCGGAACAGGGAAAACCGCAGCTCTGGGACTCCCTATGATCAATCAAGATTTGCATTGGATGACAAGATTTATTAATGATTATCCAACCATTTCAAAACTGCCGAACTATCATTCGGAAGAAGTCAAAGGAATGTACCTAAATGGTATCAGTATTATCGAGCCTTCCAACGATTTGTGTCAGAAAGCGCTCCAGCTAGTAAAGGCACATAATATACCAGAGAAGAGTATCACGTACATTAACCCGTTAGACCCGAATACGCCATCGATCAATCCGATGAAAGGGCCTGTTGATAAAGTTGCGGAAGCTTTTGCGCTTGTAATCGAAGGGCTGAATGAGAGTGGAGAAACCAATGAATTCTTCCAGCAATCACAGAGAACCCATTTAAAGCATTATATTTATCTTTTAAAACTACATGAGCCTGATCAAGAAGTAACCTTTGATATGCTCTTAGATATGTACAACAATTCGCAGATCGTACGAAAAATGCATGAGAACCTAAAAAAGACTTTCCCGGAAGATTACGAGAATATTGCGGATCGGGATGAACGTAACCATTGGCAGATTGTGAAACAGATTGATGAGTGGTTTGACAACAACCTTGTTCCTAAAACCATGCGTACGCCACAAGGGGAAATACCTGTCATGATTCAAACGGGACCTTATCGCGGACAAGTGGAGTATTATGATGCCAAAGCAGAATTCGTTCAGGGTTTACGAAATGTTCTGAATGATATTGGTGCAAATAAATTGATTCGTAGGGTACTCTTTGGAAAGAGTGATTTTGACTTTGACGTCCACCTAGAGCAAGGCGGCGTGTTACTTGTGAATACGAGTAAAGGTGAAATCTCAGGATTGTCCAACGTTTTAGGTAAGATCGTATTACTGAGCTTACAAAATGCTGTTTTCCGTCGTCCGCCTAACGTCTCAACGTTCCATCATATCATTGCCGACGAAGCGCCAGATTATCTTTATCAGCCTTTTAGGGAATTCCCTGCGCAATCCCGTAAGTATAAGGTGATTGTCACGATTATTCTACAAACCATTACACAGTTAGCTGACAGATATGGTGAGTATTATATGGATACACTGATTGGTACTTTAAGAAACCGTATGGTCTACGGGGATTTACCTGCATTCGATAGTGAATACTTCAGTAAAATCTTTGGTGAAAAGTATGTTTATGAAGAAAGCACATCAGAACAATCGGTTTCTCCTATGTCAGATAACCCAATGTCCCGCGGTGGTTCTTCGTTCAGTAAGAAAAAGGATGTTATGATGACAGCTGGGGACGTGATATATCAAGATGCCTTCCAGTGTAGTGTTAAAATCGTTGCTAATAACAAGCCAATGCCTGTCCAACAAATTAAAGCTAATTTTGTTCCTAAAGAGGAATTTAAAAAAGCAAAGGTTTTGGTTATTGATGATGCAGCGGAAATCTGGTTAGAAGAACGTCAGCTATTCCTAGAAGATAAGCCGAAAGAGGATATGGTGTCTGAGGGGATAGAGGTGGAAGAAAATAAGGATAAGGTGATCTTTACAGAAGTACCTAAACCATCGTCTCCGAAGTATGAGGGGTTAGATGAAAAGCAAGTAGAAGAAACGGTGTCGCTAAAGCATGTGGATTTACCGAAAAATGACATTGTCTTTTCCCCGCCAAAACCATCTAGGCTGCGTACACATAAACCAGTAGCAGTAGAGAAAATGGCAGAAACGGAAGAGCCAAAAGGCAATGCAGTAAATCTAGAGAAAGTTCCTCCAATCGAAAGTGACACAAAAATGAAAGAGAAGCTAGCGCCCGTTGAAATAGAGGTACAGGCTCCGTCACCTGTAGAAAAAGAGGAACAGCCACTAGTGGAGGGAAATAATCAACCAACTGATAGCGTGCTACCTAAAGAAGAGAAGAAACCAGAGTTAGAAGATTGGCAATCTCAATTAAAGACACCAATCATTCCAACGCAGACGGAGGAAATAAAAGAACCGAAAAAAGGAAAGACTCCTGAAAGAAGTGCGATTGGCCCTAAAAGTCTGGAGTTAATTGATGAATTCGTTACATTTTTAAATGATGAAAAATAA
- a CDS encoding replication-relaxation family protein, whose amino-acid sequence MNDVYIGENSRRISLKDYELELLYRVYKNRLLTTNQLYRWIGAENVIRYDSFSRRLNKFTQNSLLVRHEYSLGQKGFRYHYFSIGTKGIEVLLSSGYLSSDTKLYNHFKVAGAKRLDHYLSTQEVVISTMLRIRNEGIEGIEDFSPYDYLYMDETAASQDKKFVVPDWIIKSDDKFINIELDTGTESLEMIRDKLKGYIRLAQSRKTETHIVLMAVIDDFFPTRFAYPERQRRIGNMKQALVCTPDIQCPNLQVFIVSLSNATELAYRIIRNQIPFDLESKSMDVQVAVTLLGEYNEVFEYKFSELKPDIFYNPSIPKHYYADGIYKLSNHAGTFSETVMFLVMDEGYVQALDRLDFLYKSAFQFNSFNEQIDRMIVLYDSLTSLQSDIFGAEYPKVLFIDGQTLTSTVRQEPNFFKQISPYRMEITTYDKSR is encoded by the coding sequence ATGAACGATGTCTATATTGGAGAAAACAGCAGGCGAATATCCTTAAAAGATTATGAGTTGGAACTCCTCTATAGGGTTTATAAAAACCGATTGCTCACTACCAATCAATTGTATCGGTGGATAGGCGCAGAAAACGTGATACGTTATGACAGTTTTTCCCGTAGGTTAAATAAATTCACGCAAAACTCCTTATTGGTACGGCATGAGTATTCGTTGGGTCAAAAGGGATTTCGCTATCACTACTTCAGTATAGGGACGAAGGGAATTGAGGTTCTTTTATCAAGTGGTTATTTATCGTCTGACACCAAATTATATAACCACTTTAAGGTAGCAGGAGCCAAACGATTAGACCACTATCTTTCTACTCAAGAGGTTGTGATCTCAACTATGCTACGTATACGAAATGAAGGGATAGAGGGGATAGAGGATTTTTCGCCGTATGACTATTTATATATGGATGAAACGGCTGCTTCGCAAGATAAAAAGTTTGTTGTACCTGATTGGATTATTAAAAGTGATGACAAATTTATAAATATTGAGTTGGATACTGGAACTGAAAGTCTTGAGATGATTAGGGACAAATTGAAGGGGTATATCCGGTTAGCACAATCGCGTAAAACGGAAACTCATATTGTTCTTATGGCGGTAATCGATGATTTCTTTCCCACACGATTCGCCTATCCAGAACGACAAAGGCGAATCGGGAACATGAAACAAGCCTTAGTTTGTACACCTGATATCCAATGTCCTAATTTGCAAGTGTTTATTGTTTCGCTGTCCAATGCAACCGAACTAGCATATCGGATTATTCGGAATCAAATTCCTTTTGATCTTGAGAGTAAATCCATGGATGTACAGGTAGCTGTAACATTGTTAGGTGAATACAATGAGGTGTTTGAATATAAATTTTCGGAATTAAAACCGGATATTTTCTATAATCCATCCATTCCGAAACATTACTATGCTGACGGTATTTATAAATTATCGAACCACGCTGGCACCTTTTCAGAAACGGTCATGTTCCTCGTAATGGATGAAGGATATGTTCAGGCTTTAGACCGTTTGGACTTTTTATACAAATCGGCTTTCCAATTTAATTCATTCAATGAACAAATTGACCGTATGATCGTTTTGTATGACAGTCTGACATCACTTCAGTCTGACATTTTCGGAGCTGAATATCCGAAGGTTCTCTTTATTGATGGTCAGACACTAACTTCTACTGTCAGACAGGAACCAAATTTTTTCAAACAAATATCACCATATCGAATGGAGATCACTACTTATGATAAAAGCCGTTAA
- a CDS encoding SDR family oxidoreductase: MGIIISPVDLIYASFIWRGIYEPIKRKIAIITGVSRLKGIGAAICKELAETGYHIFFTYWTEYDKKMPWSIDLDEPMKLMEALKRKGVKVSCMELDLTHFEAPDQLLNRVIEQLGCPDILINNAAYSTNNDFSNLTAEELDKHYMVNVRATTLLSSKFAQRFDKKSGGRIVNITSGQFRGPMPGELAYATTKGAIDALTITLSAELAPLGITVNAINPGPTDTGWMTESIKNELKPMFPFGRIGLPKDVAKAIKFLVSDEADWITGQIIHSEGGFRR; encoded by the coding sequence ATGGGAATAATCATATCTCCTGTTGACCTTATTTATGCGTCCTTCATTTGGAGGGGTATTTATGAACCAATTAAAAGAAAAATTGCAATTATTACGGGTGTAAGCCGTCTTAAAGGTATAGGAGCAGCTATTTGTAAGGAGTTAGCTGAAACTGGATATCATATATTTTTTACATATTGGACTGAATATGATAAAAAAATGCCTTGGAGCATTGATTTAGATGAGCCAATGAAATTAATGGAAGCATTAAAACGAAAAGGTGTTAAGGTATCATGTATGGAGTTGGATTTAACCCATTTTGAAGCACCAGATCAGCTTTTAAATAGAGTAATTGAACAACTTGGTTGTCCTGATATCTTAATTAATAACGCAGCATACTCAACTAACAACGATTTTTCTAATTTAACTGCCGAAGAATTAGATAAACATTACATGGTAAATGTTCGTGCAACAACACTATTAAGTAGTAAATTTGCTCAAAGGTTTGATAAGAAATCAGGTGGAAGAATAGTCAATATTACTTCTGGTCAATTTCGAGGACCAATGCCTGGCGAATTAGCATATGCAACAACAAAGGGGGCAATTGATGCTTTGACTATTACGCTATCAGCTGAGCTTGCCCCTTTGGGAATAACGGTAAATGCAATAAATCCAGGACCAACTGATACAGGGTGGATGACAGAGAGCATCAAAAATGAATTAAAACCAATGTTTCCTTTCGGTAGAATAGGTTTACCGAAGGATGTTGCAAAAGCCATAAAATTTCTAGTGAGTGATGAGGCAGATTGGATTACAGGTCAGATTATTCATTCAGAAGGTGGATTTAGAAGATAA
- a CDS encoding ABC transporter permease produces the protein MRRYKKTIIGSTILVFILLASCIYPLYGPADFNHIIFLEDKYGNIISRPPFPPSLSHLFGTSRNGEDMFLLLLYGAKFTLITAFSVALLRVIFGGVIGLFMALWAPFLKSYFKDFFLIFRYIPSIFIAITLMTPIVGRINDVPIAALVTCQIIILVFLGIPGATLMTVDITDELLKTSFVQSSFLMGASKLHVARRQLLPYFRSYSVLFIVQQLISTMQIIMHLGIFGLFLGGLNRAGIFGWDDPQGPPTPATLSYEWAGLIGQGFKDFLLAPWTVFTPVLGFFFIIVIVNMMKKEIEDNILGLETMKHRKKENSQLPIKQSGASINNFELIKKEKKMQKYPV, from the coding sequence ATGAGAAGATATAAAAAAACAATAATTGGTTCAACTATACTGGTATTTATTTTACTGGCGAGCTGCATATATCCCCTATACGGTCCGGCGGATTTTAATCATATAATTTTTTTGGAGGATAAATATGGAAATATCATTAGCAGACCTCCATTCCCACCTTCATTATCACATTTGTTCGGAACCAGCCGAAATGGAGAAGATATGTTCTTGCTTCTACTATATGGGGCCAAATTCACCTTAATTACAGCTTTTAGTGTAGCGCTTCTAAGGGTTATTTTTGGAGGAGTTATTGGGCTGTTTATGGCTTTATGGGCGCCATTTTTAAAAAGCTATTTTAAAGATTTTTTTCTTATTTTCCGTTACATACCGTCCATCTTTATTGCGATTACCTTAATGACTCCAATAGTAGGCAGGATTAATGATGTTCCCATCGCTGCTCTTGTTACTTGTCAGATTATTATTCTTGTTTTTCTGGGAATTCCTGGTGCTACCTTGATGACTGTAGATATAACAGATGAGCTATTAAAAACGTCATTTGTTCAAAGTTCATTTCTTATGGGAGCAAGTAAACTTCATGTCGCTCGGAGACAATTGTTACCATATTTTCGTTCTTATAGTGTGTTATTTATAGTACAACAGCTGATAAGCACGATGCAAATCATCATGCATTTAGGGATTTTTGGGTTATTCCTTGGAGGACTAAACAGAGCTGGAATATTTGGCTGGGATGATCCTCAGGGGCCACCGACTCCTGCGACCTTATCCTATGAGTGGGCAGGTTTAATTGGGCAGGGTTTCAAGGATTTCCTCCTTGCTCCATGGACTGTATTCACTCCGGTTTTAGGCTTTTTCTTCATAATTGTAATAGTTAATATGATGAAAAAAGAAATAGAGGACAATATTCTAGGTTTAGAAACAATGAAACACCGGAAAAAAGAAAACAGTCAACTTCCGATAAAACAGAGTGGAGCATCTATCAATAATTTTGAGTTAATCAAAAAGGAGAAAAAAATGCAGAAATATCCAGTTTAG
- a CDS encoding transposase, translated as MLAKTKTPSYVLTLRLKTEMYQEHKLSKRFEIARNIYNACLGELLKRYSTLKQSRRYRVVCKIEKGRVRNTMFSDLNKEFGLVEYSLHEFVKPMQHIFRKNIDSFTSQKIATRAFKAFEKIMYKQGKKVHFKRYGELDSVEGKSNSTGIRYKDNSIIWNGVVLRTITNKNDVYAHLALKDKIKFVRIKREWVKNKYVYYAQLVLKGVPPKQYNSEGIKDKNVIQKKVGIDIGTSTVAVCSESGVILTELAPNVVKLDRRIKNTQRALDRSKRATNPLKYKEDGTININNKDKWVFSKRYMKKKAQLKELQRLNRAKRKQDHETLSNDILSLGDIVFVETMSFKGLQKRAKETTVNDKGKFNKKKRFGRTISNKAPSMLLNIIERKLKYSGKSLNKINTHLVKASQYNHLTDTYEKKKLHNRWNDFGFCKIQRDLYSAFLLMNCKENLEEIDRKLCEQKFEQFRLMHDLEIKRLRLKEKTPISMGV; from the coding sequence ATGTTGGCTAAAACTAAAACTCCTAGTTATGTTTTAACACTGAGATTAAAGACAGAAATGTATCAAGAACATAAATTATCCAAACGATTCGAGATCGCTAGGAACATTTATAATGCGTGTTTGGGTGAATTGCTCAAGCGGTACTCTACATTAAAACAATCTAGAAGATATAGGGTTGTTTGCAAAATAGAAAAAGGCAGGGTCCGTAACACGATGTTCTCAGATTTGAACAAGGAGTTCGGTTTGGTCGAGTATTCACTCCATGAGTTCGTCAAACCCATGCAGCATATATTCAGAAAAAATATAGATTCTTTCACAAGCCAAAAAATAGCAACTAGGGCATTTAAGGCATTTGAAAAGATAATGTACAAGCAAGGCAAGAAGGTACATTTCAAAAGGTACGGTGAATTGGATTCTGTCGAAGGAAAGTCCAATTCAACGGGCATCCGATACAAAGACAATAGTATTATTTGGAATGGGGTTGTTCTTCGAACTATCACAAATAAAAATGATGTTTATGCTCACTTAGCTTTAAAAGATAAAATTAAGTTCGTTCGGATAAAAAGAGAATGGGTTAAAAACAAATATGTATACTATGCACAATTAGTCCTTAAGGGCGTGCCTCCGAAACAGTACAATTCCGAAGGAATTAAAGATAAAAACGTTATCCAAAAGAAAGTAGGAATCGATATAGGGACTTCCACGGTGGCGGTCTGTTCTGAAAGTGGAGTTATTTTGACAGAATTGGCACCAAACGTTGTTAAATTGGATAGAAGGATAAAAAACACCCAAAGAGCCCTGGATAGAAGTAAGAGAGCAACTAATCCTTTGAAATACAAAGAAGACGGAACTATCAATATCAACAATAAAGATAAATGGGTATTTTCAAAACGATATATGAAAAAGAAAGCACAACTAAAAGAGTTGCAGAGATTGAATAGAGCAAAAAGAAAACAAGACCACGAAACCCTTTCTAATGACATTCTCTCATTAGGAGACATAGTTTTCGTTGAAACCATGAGCTTTAAGGGACTCCAAAAAAGAGCAAAAGAAACAACAGTTAATGATAAAGGTAAGTTCAATAAAAAGAAAAGGTTTGGAAGAACGATCAGTAATAAAGCACCTTCGATGCTTTTAAATATTATTGAACGTAAACTTAAATACAGCGGTAAAAGTTTAAATAAAATAAACACGCATCTCGTAAAGGCAAGTCAGTATAATCATTTGACTGATACTTATGAAAAGAAAAAACTTCATAATAGATGGAATGATTTTGGTTTTTGTAAAATACAGAGGGATTTATATTCAGCATTTCTTCTCATGAACTGCAAGGAAAATTTAGAGGAAATAGACCGTAAATTATGTGAACAGAAATTCGAACAATTTAGATTGATGCACGACTTGGAGATAAAAAGATTAAGATTGAAAGAAAAAACACCCATAAGCATGGGCGTTTAA
- a CDS encoding ABC transporter permease subunit encodes MKTIFRLVIRLVLIISGFLYTFNLPHLFGIENDKIKISFQVFGRLVMKELFAFVQLKDPNYLVPLKELPIVESYQYTMTILAASLLVVLFLAMLIAVFVMLSSGKVQTYLKYGINFIEGVPDLLVIFLFQIFVIALYKNTGLRIFQLYGIFGAKPYFIPVVTVSFLPVFLLAQFLIKVMAEEHNQLYVLYLKAKGISMIRILLVHIFRNIFPLLLLQMRTIIWLILANIYLIEYMFNLNGFTKVIQRIIDFPSLVICLFMMAIPFVVVEAGCWLLIKRLNRKETVSL; translated from the coding sequence ATGAAAACGATATTTAGGCTTGTTATTAGACTTGTGTTGATAATATCTGGATTTTTATATACTTTTAATCTTCCTCATTTATTTGGTATAGAAAATGACAAGATTAAAATAAGTTTTCAAGTGTTTGGTAGGTTGGTTATGAAAGAATTATTTGCATTTGTTCAGCTGAAGGATCCAAATTATTTGGTGCCTTTGAAAGAATTGCCTATTGTAGAAAGTTATCAATATACCATGACCATTTTAGCTGCTAGTCTCTTAGTTGTTTTGTTTCTAGCAATGCTGATAGCTGTTTTTGTGATGCTTTCAAGTGGCAAAGTGCAAACTTACTTAAAATACGGAATTAATTTTATTGAAGGAGTTCCAGATTTACTAGTAATTTTTTTATTTCAAATTTTTGTTATTGCACTTTATAAAAATACAGGTTTAAGAATTTTTCAATTGTATGGAATATTTGGGGCAAAGCCTTACTTTATTCCTGTTGTAACAGTTTCCTTTTTGCCTGTATTTTTATTAGCACAGTTTCTAATTAAAGTTATGGCAGAGGAACATAATCAGCTATATGTGCTGTATTTAAAGGCAAAAGGAATAAGCATGATTAGAATTTTACTGGTGCATATTTTTCGCAATATCTTTCCTCTTTTGCTCTTACAAATGCGGACAATTATTTGGCTAATATTAGCTAATATTTATCTAATCGAATATATGTTTAATTTAAATGGATTTACAAAAGTAATACAAAGGATAATTGACTTTCCATCTCTAGTGATTTGTTTGTTTATGATGGCTATTCCATTTGTAGTAGTCGAGGCTGGATGTTGGCTGCTTATTAAGAGACTAAACAGAAAGGAGACTGTCAGTTTATGA